A single region of the Sulfurospirillum arsenophilum NBRC 109478 genome encodes:
- a CDS encoding sensor histidine kinase, whose translation MFYTIEIKNLHENYALKMRATASSIAHQIVTAHMMEDGTLQKCLKEKPAEQCFGLEKEYQLGLFGEGNIPLHVSFPEPVDFTKTFYLENNSFYALDESSQKHLGIHTIVLKHTHSSSMIHSLRLQTVFYLFLSLAFATILGYVLAKQFLKPIQEEINHLDTFIKDSTHELNTPITAILMSISTLKNVEEKKLKRIELSAKRIATLYGNLSYMLLHDKQNEEKSDVDVKKLIEERIEYFMDLMASKRIDMTLKLNEKSLHVNEESLTKLIDNLLSNAIKYNRLNGSIEVTLDFEKLSVKDSGIGIESSKLGDITKRYKRANSDKGGFGIGLDIVNTICKTNDFKLVINSVEGKGTTFSVFF comes from the coding sequence ATGTTTTACACCATTGAGATCAAAAATCTCCATGAAAACTATGCCCTAAAAATGCGAGCCACCGCTTCTAGCATTGCACACCAAATCGTCACCGCCCATATGATGGAAGACGGCACACTTCAAAAATGCCTTAAAGAAAAGCCAGCTGAGCAGTGTTTTGGCTTAGAAAAAGAGTACCAGCTCGGACTCTTTGGAGAAGGCAATATACCTTTACATGTAAGCTTTCCGGAACCTGTGGATTTTACGAAAACATTTTACCTTGAAAACAACAGTTTTTACGCACTGGATGAGAGTAGCCAAAAACATTTGGGCATTCACACCATAGTCCTCAAACACACGCATAGTTCGAGTATGATTCATTCTTTACGCTTGCAAACCGTGTTCTATTTATTCCTAAGTCTGGCATTTGCAACTATTTTGGGCTATGTCCTTGCCAAACAATTTCTCAAACCCATTCAAGAAGAGATCAACCATCTTGACACCTTCATCAAAGACTCCACGCATGAGCTAAACACGCCCATTACGGCGATTTTGATGAGTATCAGTACGCTTAAAAACGTGGAAGAGAAAAAGCTCAAACGCATCGAACTGAGTGCAAAACGCATTGCAACCTTGTACGGCAACCTTAGTTATATGCTTCTTCATGACAAACAAAATGAAGAAAAAAGCGATGTCGATGTGAAAAAGCTCATCGAGGAGCGCATCGAGTATTTTATGGATTTGATGGCAAGTAAACGCATTGACATGACGTTAAAACTGAACGAAAAATCTTTACATGTAAACGAAGAGAGCCTTACCAAACTTATCGACAATCTCCTCTCAAACGCTATCAAATACAACCGTTTAAATGGTAGCATCGAAGTGACGCTGGACTTTGAAAAGCTCAGTGTCAAAGACAGTGGCATCGGCATTGAAAGCTCCAAACTGGGTGATATCACCAAACGCTATAAACGCGCCAATAGCGATAAAGGTGGCTTTGGCATCGGTTTAGATATCGTCAACACCATTTGCAAAACGAATGATTTTAAACTTGTTATCAACTCCGTTGAAGGCAAAGGCACTACCTTTAGCGTCTTTTTTTAA
- a CDS encoding Fe(3+) ABC transporter substrate-binding protein gives MSISSNILKAFLGLSIASSFALASEINVYSHRHYDSDKMLFEAFEKKSGIKVNVITAKAEELVSKLKIEGANSPADMLITSDIGNLYEAKEEHLLQPIVSKTLVENIPAHLRDSESEWFGLTKRARIFVYNPEKISEKELGSYLDLSDPKFKGKLLTRSSSAAYNKSLLASIIANHGEAKALEFAKGLVANFARDPKGNDRDQIKAVASGEGDLAIVNTYYLGIMLNSKDPKDVEIAKSVKLFFPAQKAEGTHINISGAGVTKYAKNKENAIKLIEFLSSVEAQTLFAEANHEYPANPAVKASGTVATFGTFKEDTLPLAEVGKYNKKAVEIATKANWR, from the coding sequence ATGAGTATTTCCTCCAACATCTTAAAAGCATTTCTAGGGCTTAGCATTGCATCGAGCTTTGCACTGGCAAGTGAAATCAATGTCTATTCACACAGACACTATGATAGCGATAAAATGCTCTTTGAAGCGTTTGAAAAAAAGAGTGGCATTAAAGTCAATGTCATTACCGCTAAAGCAGAAGAGCTTGTTTCAAAGCTCAAAATTGAGGGTGCAAATTCACCTGCTGATATGTTAATTACCTCGGATATTGGTAATTTATACGAAGCCAAAGAAGAACATCTTTTACAACCAATCGTTTCTAAAACGCTTGTTGAAAATATTCCTGCACACTTAAGAGACAGCGAGAGTGAATGGTTTGGTCTTACAAAACGTGCGCGTATCTTTGTTTACAACCCCGAAAAAATCTCTGAAAAAGAGTTGGGAAGTTACCTTGATCTGAGCGATCCTAAATTTAAAGGTAAGCTCCTTACTCGTAGCTCTTCAGCGGCATACAATAAATCGCTTTTAGCGTCTATCATCGCGAATCATGGTGAAGCCAAAGCGTTGGAATTTGCCAAAGGGTTGGTGGCAAATTTTGCCAGAGATCCAAAAGGCAATGACAGAGACCAAATCAAAGCCGTGGCAAGTGGTGAAGGTGACTTGGCGATTGTCAATACCTATTATTTAGGCATAATGCTGAACAGCAAAGACCCAAAAGATGTTGAAATCGCTAAAAGTGTCAAGCTCTTTTTCCCTGCACAAAAAGCAGAAGGTACGCACATCAACATCAGTGGTGCTGGTGTAACAAAGTATGCTAAAAACAAAGAGAATGCCATTAAATTGATCGAGTTTTTAAGCAGTGTTGAGGCACAAACACTCTTTGCCGAAGCTAACCACGAGTATCCAGCGAACCCTGCTGTTAAAGCTTCTGGAACAGTAGCAACATTTGGAACATTTAAAGAAGATACACTACCCCTCGCAGAGGTTGGTAAATACAACAAAAAAGCGGTTGAAATCGCAACAAAGGCAAACTGGAGATAA
- a CDS encoding ABC transporter ATP-binding protein, translating to MKPIVSIEDLHKRFCKGNICVANDISFSINEGEIFTILGRSGSGKTTLLRMLSGLENPDSGTICIGDKVVYAAKTNLPPNQREIAIVFQNYALLPHLSIAQNIAFGSKASHEELLHVMQKTKIETLSSKYPHEISGGQQQRVALARAILDKPKILLLDEPLSNIDTELRAILRSELKEMIKLFGITALFITHDKEDAFYLSDRIAIMDGGDILQIGTPQEVYNHPNSLYCANFLGKINALPQSLGLNAAYCRLDALRLSPDFTRKARIKEIIFYGNFYEIILDFEGAMLSAYSFDATLREGDVIGFEVDESKLITFA from the coding sequence ATGAAACCTATCGTTAGCATCGAAGATTTACACAAACGTTTTTGCAAAGGTAACATCTGTGTTGCCAATGACATTAGCTTTTCCATCAACGAAGGTGAAATTTTTACCATTTTAGGCAGAAGCGGTAGTGGTAAAACCACGCTTTTGCGGATGCTCTCAGGTCTTGAAAATCCTGACAGTGGAACGATTTGCATTGGCGACAAGGTCGTCTATGCCGCCAAAACCAATCTACCACCCAATCAGCGAGAAATTGCCATTGTCTTCCAAAACTATGCACTTTTACCCCATCTGAGCATTGCTCAAAACATCGCTTTTGGAAGCAAAGCGAGCCACGAAGAGCTTTTACATGTAATGCAAAAAACTAAGATAGAAACGCTCTCTTCCAAGTACCCGCATGAGATCAGCGGTGGTCAGCAACAGCGTGTCGCCTTGGCACGTGCCATCTTGGATAAGCCCAAAATTTTACTGCTCGATGAACCACTGAGCAACATCGACACGGAGCTTAGAGCCATTTTAAGAAGCGAACTCAAAGAGATGATCAAACTCTTTGGCATCACAGCCCTGTTCATCACGCATGACAAAGAAGATGCGTTTTATCTCTCCGACCGCATCGCTATTATGGATGGGGGTGACATCTTGCAAATCGGCACACCCCAAGAGGTTTACAATCATCCAAACTCACTCTACTGCGCCAATTTTTTAGGCAAAATCAACGCATTGCCTCAAAGTTTAGGTTTGAATGCAGCGTATTGTCGTTTAGATGCGTTGCGTTTAAGCCCAGATTTTACACGTAAGGCTCGCATCAAAGAGATTATTTTTTACGGAAATTTTTACGAGATTATTTTGGATTTTGAAGGGGCGATGCTAAGCGCATACAGTTTTGATGCCACCTTAAGAGAGGGTGATGTGATAGGCTTTGAGGTTGATGAAAGTAAGCTCATTACGTTTGCTTAA
- a CDS encoding ABC transporter permease, with protein MQTFKHLLAPLLGLVISLPIFSLVIYFIAQNDFSMTSINPAELLLYTKNTAFVLFGTAFLVLFLGISTAFMSARFEYFGSRFFSLIFVLPLAFPAYILGYSYVGFFEFHGILATLLSQPKIKLDILNIYGVTAILSFAMFPYVFILARVSFASISSTVVELVSLKQLSFCKAFFTVYLPLAYPAIFAGLVLAMMEVLSDYGTVAYFGVDTFSVGIFKSWFGYGNLNEAINLAIIMLFMVFIMMLAESRFRAKFRFISVTHSSKKAPKVKLRGLQNGIAFGLSMLISTFTLFIPTGVLLYWFYLDFNTLDWSSFTYLYRTLSLNVLSSLIIIALAFGMVYASRFYPSKLGVISHKLSILGYSIPGAIIGIGILLFTNFIDQHFGKVILGGSFFALIFAYLSRYFAASIGSVENGFSKIDKSIDDATIVFGTSEWGRIFKVYLPLMRPYLLSGFLILYIDLAKELPATLLLRPFNYDTIAIRIYELASNEILYKSAFPSLLLVVTTAIAVLLLNSKFVRGRR; from the coding sequence ATGCAAACGTTTAAACATCTACTAGCCCCTCTTTTGGGGCTGGTAATCTCTCTTCCCATTTTTTCGCTGGTCATCTACTTTATCGCACAGAATGATTTTTCTATGACCTCGATTAACCCAGCAGAGCTTTTACTCTACACGAAAAACACGGCATTTGTTCTCTTTGGAACAGCATTTTTAGTGCTTTTTTTAGGTATCAGTACAGCGTTTATGAGTGCGCGCTTTGAGTATTTTGGAAGTCGTTTTTTTAGCCTCATTTTTGTACTCCCTTTAGCCTTTCCAGCCTACATCTTAGGGTACAGTTATGTGGGGTTTTTTGAGTTTCATGGCATCTTAGCCACACTTCTCTCCCAGCCAAAAATTAAACTCGACATCTTAAATATTTATGGCGTTACGGCTATTCTTTCTTTTGCGATGTTTCCGTATGTCTTCATTTTGGCACGTGTCTCATTTGCCTCCATCTCTTCAACAGTGGTAGAACTCGTTTCACTCAAACAGCTCTCGTTTTGCAAAGCCTTTTTCACGGTCTATCTGCCTTTGGCATACCCCGCCATTTTTGCAGGACTCGTGCTTGCCATGATGGAAGTACTGAGTGATTATGGAACAGTGGCGTACTTTGGTGTCGATACCTTTAGTGTGGGCATTTTTAAAAGTTGGTTTGGCTATGGCAATCTAAATGAGGCGATTAACCTTGCGATTATTATGCTCTTTATGGTTTTTATCATGATGCTTGCAGAGTCCAGGTTTAGAGCCAAATTTCGTTTTATCAGCGTCACCCACAGCAGTAAAAAAGCACCTAAAGTAAAACTAAGAGGCTTACAAAATGGCATCGCTTTTGGACTCTCTATGCTCATAAGCACCTTTACACTTTTCATCCCAACAGGTGTGCTTTTGTACTGGTTTTATCTTGATTTTAACACACTGGATTGGAGCTCTTTTACCTATCTTTACCGCACACTGAGTCTCAATGTTCTCTCATCACTTATCATCATTGCTTTAGCATTTGGAATGGTCTATGCCTCGCGTTTTTACCCAAGCAAATTAGGGGTGATTAGTCATAAACTCTCTATTCTTGGGTACTCTATACCAGGTGCTATCATTGGTATAGGCATTTTACTTTTTACCAATTTTATCGACCAACATTTTGGTAAAGTTATTCTTGGAGGCTCTTTTTTTGCGCTTATTTTTGCGTATTTGAGCCGTTATTTTGCCGCAAGTATTGGTTCAGTCGAAAACGGTTTTAGCAAGATTGATAAAAGCATTGATGATGCGACCATTGTTTTTGGAACGAGCGAATGGGGGCGCATTTTCAAAGTCTATTTACCATTGATGCGACCTTATTTGCTGAGTGGTTTTTTGATTCTTTACATCGATCTTGCAAAAGAGCTTCCGGCAACCTTGCTTTTAAGACCGTTTAATTATGACACCATTGCCATTCGCATTTACGAGTTAGCCAGCAACGAGATACTCTATAAAAGTGCCTTTCCATCGCTCTTATTGGTGGTTACAACTGCCATTGCGGTCTTATTACTCAATTCAAAATTTGTACGAGGTAGAAGATGA